A region of Leptospiraceae bacterium DNA encodes the following proteins:
- a CDS encoding HEAT repeat domain-containing protein, translating to MDKVRFRGLTFSVIGFILFLLFTQKVSARGVKCSEAIQKKIQTTFSLSEKQSLKACYQAELTGKAPKEAIYYIESKEGTGVRNIEIAVFTLLTKQPELLIRRQTHSESFSPGYLQIQDLDRDGKDEILVIGDTEGVSNRNLMIFEWANGQLNDRVYGEDCGISYFFLDTNGDKKSEVVALTGKDIFYLKKDISGFYIKSEYQITYVELFKKILINSQFRRPSYDAPFFEKEFKKVKPVYDPAIEKRLMKYYSVFSSMRDKMAILRLLAYFSGTGGIEFLEKKFESEKQAELRGEAILSLLRIDSQKYKNRVQKVFEDELEHSSSSVLISMALNTFSELGIQEPIHKVRTGLLKHYSTRQKKDLLSTGLKYVRDIFIDELLQLVLKENEADLKRTAALNLEFITIKPLPASIGYIKEALKSKDDLVLGSVSLLASRSSDKSLIPFLLSAYKASSSPSSKRKILIALRKLSAFEYSKEYLSFLKTEKDRKLRKSLHRMIANSRSKSVWKGLSEVMYSSELSYYIPFILKNKTEALSKKIIFYIEKRKSIDLKKKALSLLAIFPFPKIQVYLKGFIEKERDDSLRSLAIEALGEFKDVKNESFFYKVLSESPASQTEGKALIALAILNTKSSVDYLSKRIRERNNKQVIEALTFNSSERGIGIIKEQLNYQESRLKNLGECMECEYEVYILSKALFKLNSREGLKYIEKQLKLNNNPEELIRFLGKSKKRESLNLLKQFENHPSRSIRLEVMTAIQTIEKSS from the coding sequence ATGGATAAGGTCAGGTTCAGAGGCTTAACATTTTCAGTAATCGGATTCATTCTTTTTTTATTGTTTACGCAAAAGGTAAGTGCCAGGGGAGTGAAATGCTCCGAAGCAATTCAGAAGAAAATTCAAACAACATTTTCTCTTTCGGAAAAACAATCTTTGAAAGCCTGTTATCAGGCAGAATTAACCGGTAAAGCACCCAAAGAAGCGATTTACTATATAGAATCGAAAGAGGGAACGGGTGTTCGAAACATAGAAATTGCCGTTTTTACCCTATTAACCAAACAGCCTGAACTTCTGATTCGAAGGCAAACCCATTCTGAGTCTTTTTCTCCGGGTTATTTGCAAATTCAGGATCTGGACAGGGATGGAAAAGATGAAATTCTTGTAATAGGTGATACAGAAGGTGTCTCCAATAGAAACCTGATGATATTTGAATGGGCGAATGGGCAGTTAAATGATAGAGTTTATGGAGAAGACTGTGGGATTTCTTATTTTTTCCTGGATACAAATGGAGATAAAAAGAGTGAAGTCGTTGCTCTTACCGGAAAGGATATATTTTATTTAAAAAAAGATATATCCGGGTTTTACATAAAAAGTGAATACCAAATTACTTATGTTGAACTATTTAAAAAGATTCTTATAAACTCTCAATTTCGCAGACCCTCTTATGATGCTCCATTTTTTGAAAAAGAATTTAAGAAAGTAAAGCCTGTCTATGATCCGGCTATTGAAAAAAGGTTAATGAAATACTATTCGGTTTTCTCCTCTATGAGAGATAAAATGGCTATCTTACGATTACTGGCATATTTTTCCGGTACCGGGGGAATAGAGTTTTTGGAGAAAAAGTTTGAATCTGAAAAACAGGCGGAATTACGGGGAGAGGCTATTTTATCTCTTTTGCGGATAGATTCTCAAAAGTATAAGAATCGTGTACAGAAGGTATTTGAAGATGAATTAGAACATTCTAGTTCCTCAGTCCTTATATCAATGGCTTTGAATACATTTTCTGAATTAGGAATACAGGAACCCATACATAAAGTAAGAACAGGTTTATTGAAGCATTATTCTACCCGGCAGAAAAAAGATCTGCTGAGTACAGGTTTAAAATATGTAAGAGATATTTTTATAGATGAATTACTGCAACTTGTTTTAAAGGAAAATGAAGCAGATTTAAAAAGAACGGCAGCCCTTAACCTGGAATTTATTACTATCAAACCACTTCCTGCTTCAATCGGATATATTAAAGAAGCCTTAAAATCTAAAGATGATTTGGTATTAGGATCAGTATCTTTACTTGCCAGTCGTAGTTCAGACAAAAGTCTCATACCTTTTCTTTTATCTGCCTATAAAGCAAGCAGTTCTCCTTCCAGCAAAAGAAAAATTCTCATTGCACTTAGAAAACTTTCTGCCTTTGAATATTCAAAAGAGTATCTGTCCTTTTTAAAAACAGAAAAAGATAGAAAACTTAGAAAATCCTTACACAGAATGATAGCTAACAGTCGGAGTAAATCTGTATGGAAAGGCTTATCTGAAGTTATGTACTCCTCAGAATTAAGTTATTATATTCCCTTTATTTTAAAAAATAAAACGGAAGCTCTTAGTAAGAAGATAATCTTTTATATTGAAAAAAGAAAAAGTATAGATTTGAAGAAAAAAGCACTGAGTTTATTAGCTATTTTTCCATTTCCTAAAATACAGGTATATTTAAAAGGCTTCATAGAAAAAGAAAGAGATGATTCCTTACGTTCCCTTGCAATTGAAGCTCTTGGAGAGTTTAAAGATGTAAAGAACGAATCATTTTTCTATAAGGTTCTTTCCGAATCTCCTGCCTCCCAGACAGAGGGAAAGGCTCTGATAGCACTGGCTATTTTAAATACAAAAAGCTCTGTAGATTATCTTTCCAAACGGATTCGTGAAAGAAATAATAAGCAGGTAATTGAAGCTCTTACATTCAATTCATCCGAAAGAGGAATTGGAATTATTAAGGAACAACTTAATTACCAGGAAAGTAGATTAAAAAATTTAGGAGAATGCATGGAATGTGAATACGAGGTGTATATACTTTCTAAAGCACTCTTTAAGCTAAATTCCAGAGAAGGTTTAAAATATATTGAGAAACAGTTAAAGCTAAATAATAATCCGGAAGAGTT
- a CDS encoding threonylcarbamoyl-AMP synthase, giving the protein MLEYLHPVNPEIRKLKQISEDLKDGAVYIFPTDTAYALIADSLSHTGVEKIFNIKKIDKTQHLSILCSDISMASGFIEYLPNDAFRFMKRLTPGPFTFIFRANKNIPRVTLSNRKCKSLGVRIPDNIYIQELLKIHGRPLTSTSVVTGDEGYTDVGILDDIYGSKVRAVFDGGIVDTEFSTVLDFTGDEMVILRKGKGAELLELVHT; this is encoded by the coding sequence ATGTTAGAATATCTTCATCCGGTTAACCCGGAAATTCGCAAGTTAAAACAGATATCGGAAGACCTGAAAGATGGAGCTGTGTACATTTTCCCAACCGATACAGCCTATGCTTTAATAGCAGATTCTCTTTCTCATACCGGTGTGGAAAAAATTTTTAATATTAAGAAAATCGATAAAACTCAGCATTTGTCCATTCTTTGTTCGGATATTTCTATGGCTTCGGGTTTTATTGAGTACTTGCCAAATGATGCCTTTCGGTTTATGAAACGTTTGACTCCGGGCCCCTTTACTTTTATTTTCAGAGCCAATAAAAACATTCCTCGCGTTACTCTTTCAAATCGCAAGTGTAAAAGCCTGGGAGTGAGGATACCGGATAACATCTATATCCAGGAGCTTTTGAAAATTCATGGACGTCCTTTAACTTCTACCTCGGTAGTGACAGGAGACGAAGGGTATACAGACGTCGGAATACTGGATGATATATACGGATCAAAGGTAAGAGCCGTTTTTGATGGAGGGATTGTTGATACGGAATTCTCTACGGTATTGGATTTTACTGGAGATGAAATGGTAATTCTCAGAAAAGGAAAAGGAGCTGAACTTCTAGAACTGGTCCATACCTGA
- the pflA gene encoding pyruvate formate lyase-activating protein: MKGLIHSLESGGTVDGPGLRFVIFVQGCALRCLYCHNPDSWHLKHGQEYTVEQIVEEALKYKAYMKFSGGGVTITGGEPLFQHEFTLEILKRLKEQNIHTAVDTSGFCNLHVAEELLPFVDLVLLDIKSFLPEVFFKVAYRPIEPTLRFAKYLQEINKPAWVRFVLVPGLTDSEENVRGVAEFISDMRNIEKVEVLPFHKLGEYKWKELGYKYRLSDTPLPTNELIQRVRGIFSSYGLQLH; encoded by the coding sequence ATGAAAGGTTTGATACATTCCTTAGAATCCGGAGGTACAGTCGATGGACCGGGCTTACGCTTTGTAATCTTTGTCCAGGGCTGTGCCCTTCGCTGTCTCTATTGCCATAACCCTGATTCCTGGCATTTGAAGCACGGACAGGAATATACTGTAGAGCAAATAGTGGAAGAAGCTTTAAAATATAAAGCTTATATGAAGTTTTCGGGAGGAGGGGTTACGATTACCGGGGGAGAACCTCTTTTTCAGCATGAATTTACCCTTGAAATTTTAAAACGTTTGAAAGAGCAGAATATTCATACAGCAGTAGATACCTCCGGGTTTTGTAACCTACATGTAGCAGAGGAATTATTACCCTTTGTAGATCTCGTATTATTGGATATCAAATCGTTTCTGCCGGAGGTCTTTTTTAAAGTGGCTTACAGGCCTATTGAACCAACTTTGAGATTTGCAAAGTATTTACAGGAAATTAACAAGCCTGCCTGGGTGCGATTTGTCCTGGTTCCGGGACTTACCGATTCAGAAGAGAATGTCAGGGGTGTTGCTGAGTTCATTTCAGATATGAGGAATATAGAAAAGGTTGAAGTATTACCTTTTCATAAATTAGGCGAATATAAATGGAAAGAACTGGGTTATAAATACCGGCTTTCCGATACTCCTCTTCCTACAAATGAGCTGATTCAGAGAGTAAGGGGGATTTTTAGTTCTTACGGTTTGCAGTTGCACTAA
- the pflB gene encoding formate C-acetyltransferase translates to MEKVQYPEWLGFEQGKWVTEINVRDFIQKNYTPYEGDDSFLEEPTENTKILWKEVLDLMKIERDKGILDAETKVISEIDSHGAGYIDKERERIVGFQTDKPLKRGIMPFGGFRMVKKALESYGYSLDKDTESIFNYRKTHNDGVFDVYTPEMKAARGSGIITGLPDAYGRGRIIGDYRRVALYGTDHLIKSKKKEQMALARLLDLTSPVIRMREELAEQVRALEALKNMAKMYGFDISRPAGNAQEAIQWTYFAYLASTKEQDGAAMSLGRVSTFLDIYIERDFKKGILNEKGAQELLDHFVMKLRMIRFLRPPEYNELFSGDPTWVTEAIGGIGQDGRSLITKTSFRFLHTLTNLGPAPEPNITVLWSVRLPDKFKEFCTKVSIRTSSIQYENDDLMRPEYGDDYGIACCVSAMAIGKQMQFFGARANLAKSLLYAINGGRDEITGEQIGPAFAPITSEYLEYEEVMERFDLFLDWLSHLYINTLNVIHYMHDKYCYERIQMALHDKDVERTMACGIAGLSVVADSLSAIKYAKVKVIRNDAGIAVDFAIEGDFPKFGNNDDKVDSIASMLVKKFMDKLRRNATYRSSVPTQSVLTITSNVVYGKKTGNTPDGRKKGEPFAPGANPMHGRDTNGALAVLGSVAKLPYEHARDGISYTFSIVPKALGRTEDDKSNNLKALLDGFFYNEGHHINVNVLDIETLKEAMEHPEKYPQLTIRVSGYAVNFIKLTREQQMDVINRTFIDSI, encoded by the coding sequence ATGGAAAAAGTGCAGTACCCGGAGTGGCTGGGTTTTGAGCAGGGAAAATGGGTAACAGAAATTAATGTTAGGGATTTCATACAAAAAAATTATACACCCTATGAAGGAGATGATTCCTTTTTAGAAGAACCTACAGAGAATACAAAAATACTCTGGAAAGAAGTTCTGGATCTAATGAAAATCGAAAGAGATAAGGGGATTTTAGACGCAGAAACAAAAGTAATTTCCGAAATCGATTCTCATGGCGCAGGTTATATTGATAAAGAAAGAGAAAGGATTGTAGGTTTTCAAACAGATAAGCCTTTAAAGAGAGGAATCATGCCTTTCGGTGGCTTTCGGATGGTAAAAAAAGCCCTTGAATCCTATGGTTACTCCTTAGATAAAGATACGGAAAGTATATTCAATTATCGTAAAACTCATAACGATGGAGTTTTTGATGTCTATACACCGGAAATGAAAGCAGCGAGGGGTTCCGGGATTATTACAGGTTTGCCGGATGCCTACGGCCGCGGTCGAATTATAGGTGATTATCGCAGGGTAGCTTTATACGGAACGGATCATTTAATAAAATCAAAAAAGAAAGAACAAATGGCTCTTGCAAGGCTTTTAGATTTGACTTCTCCCGTAATTCGAATGAGAGAAGAACTGGCCGAGCAGGTTAGGGCTTTAGAGGCCTTAAAGAATATGGCGAAAATGTACGGCTTTGACATCAGTCGTCCGGCAGGTAATGCTCAGGAAGCCATACAGTGGACCTATTTTGCTTATCTGGCTTCTACCAAGGAGCAGGATGGAGCTGCCATGTCTTTAGGAAGAGTTTCTACCTTTCTCGATATTTATATTGAGAGGGATTTTAAGAAAGGAATTCTGAATGAAAAAGGAGCTCAGGAGTTACTCGATCATTTTGTGATGAAGTTAAGGATGATTCGGTTTTTACGACCTCCGGAATATAATGAGCTTTTTTCCGGTGACCCGACCTGGGTGACAGAAGCAATAGGAGGAATCGGTCAGGACGGACGTTCACTTATCACCAAAACTAGTTTCCGCTTTTTACATACATTAACAAATCTTGGACCGGCACCGGAACCAAATATTACTGTCTTATGGTCAGTGAGACTTCCGGATAAATTTAAAGAGTTCTGTACAAAAGTTTCTATTCGTACCAGTTCTATTCAGTATGAAAATGATGATCTTATGCGCCCGGAATATGGAGATGATTACGGGATTGCCTGTTGCGTTTCCGCTATGGCTATCGGGAAGCAAATGCAATTCTTTGGAGCCAGAGCGAACCTGGCAAAATCCTTATTGTATGCGATTAATGGAGGAAGGGATGAAATTACCGGGGAGCAAATCGGCCCTGCCTTTGCGCCTATAACCTCGGAATATCTGGAGTATGAGGAGGTTATGGAACGTTTTGATTTGTTCCTGGATTGGTTGTCACATCTTTATATAAATACCTTGAACGTGATACACTATATGCACGACAAATATTGTTATGAACGTATACAAATGGCCTTACACGATAAAGATGTCGAAAGAACTATGGCCTGCGGGATTGCCGGTCTTTCGGTAGTAGCTGATAGTCTTTCGGCTATTAAATATGCAAAGGTGAAAGTTATTCGCAATGATGCGGGCATAGCAGTTGACTTTGCTATCGAAGGTGATTTTCCAAAATTTGGTAATAATGACGATAAAGTAGATAGTATAGCCAGTATGCTTGTGAAAAAGTTTATGGACAAGCTCAGAAGAAATGCAACCTATCGCTCATCAGTTCCGACCCAATCGGTTCTGACGATTACATCCAATGTGGTATACGGGAAAAAAACCGGGAATACCCCGGATGGAAGGAAAAAAGGAGAACCCTTTGCTCCGGGTGCTAACCCCATGCACGGAAGAGATACAAATGGAGCTCTTGCTGTTTTGGGTTCAGTAGCCAAATTGCCTTATGAACACGCCAGAGATGGAATTTCTTATACATTTTCGATTGTTCCAAAGGCCCTGGGTAGAACAGAAGATGATAAGAGTAATAATTTAAAAGCCCTGCTGGATGGTTTCTTTTATAATGAGGGACATCATATCAATGTGAATGTGTTGGATATAGAAACTTTGAAAGAAGCTATGGAGCATCCGGAAAAATATCCGCAGCTCACGATCCGGGTTTCCGGTTATGCAGTGAATTTTATTAAGTTGACCCGGGAACAACAGATGGATGTTATCAACCGAACTTTTATTGATAGTATATGA